The Zingiber officinale cultivar Zhangliang chromosome 10A, Zo_v1.1, whole genome shotgun sequence genome contains a region encoding:
- the LOC122026672 gene encoding protein FAR1-RELATED SEQUENCE 5-like: MEFKTEEDAYEFYLKYAKQVGFGIRRSKSHNDKSGKLVDRIFCCSAQGKRGKDKRDVYVKSSRPETRFGCDAKMKVSCRKNGNFRVEQFVKEHNHYLSSPNKTHLYRCHRNISSSAAIQIEMASDVGIPPKASHDLMARQAGGRENLGFIPEDYKNYLRSKRTRYMKVGDTGGVLEYLQKMQFDDPHFFYAIQVDEDDLITNIFWCDAKMRADYVNFGDVVCFDTTYKKNNEGRPIALFVGVNHHKQSIIFGAALLYDETSLTFEWLFDTFTKAMYDKKPTTILTNQDVAMAKAFASRWPKTHHRLFI; this comes from the coding sequence ATGGAATTTAAGACAGAAGAGGATGCCTATGAATTTTATCtgaaatatgctaaacaagttgGATTTGGCATTAGAAGGAGTAAAAGCCACAATGATAAATCTGGTAAATTAGTTGACAGgattttttgttgtagtgcgcAAGGTAAAAGGGGAAAGGACAAACGAGATGTTTATGTGAAATCAAGTCGTCCTGAAACAAGGTTTGGTTGTGATGCTAAAATGAAGGTTAGTTGTCGAAAAAATGGCAACTTTAGGGTGGAGCAAtttgttaaagagcataatcattatctttcaaGTCCAAACAAAACTCATCTCTACAGATGTCATAGGAATATATCTTCTTCTGCAGCAATTCAGATTGAGATGGCAAGCGATGTGGGAATCCCCCCAaaagcatctcatgatcttatggCGAGACAAGCAGGTGGGAGGGAGAATTTAGGTTTTATTCCTGAAGATTACAAAAACTATTTGCGATCCAAAAGAACAAGATATATGAAAGTTGGTGATACAGGAGGTGTATTGGAATATTTACAGAAAATGCAATTTGATGATCCTCattttttttatgctattcaagttgatgaagatgatttgataaCTAATATTTTTTGGTGTGATGCTAAGATGAGAGCTGATTATGTCAATTTTGGAGATGTTGTTTGCTTTGACACAACATACAAGAAGAACAATGAAGGTCGTCCAATTGCGTTGTTTGTAGGTGTTAATCATCATAAGCAATCCATAATTTTTGGTGcagctttattatatgatgaaaccTCTTTGACGTTTGAGTGGTTGTTTGATACATTTACCAAAGCTATGTATGATAAAAAACCAACAACTATTCTTACAAATCAAGATGTAGCAATGGCAAAGGCTTTCGCTTCCAGATGGCCTAAAACACATCATCGTTTGTTTATTTGa